From the Vanessa cardui chromosome 8, ilVanCard2.1, whole genome shotgun sequence genome, the window GCTTGAAGGATTAATGATGTATAATGACGGCGCTATGGATGAATAAACGATGGCGCTGGTGTCGCAAAAGGAAGCACGTTTGGTTTAAGCTTTTTCGTTATGGAAATTTCGAGCTTCAGAATCAACTCCATAGACGGCCGGAGACCAAAGTGAAAATGAAGAATTAAAACCTCTTAAGAATGAATTATAGGCCACATGTGAGAGTGGATCCATCACAAAGAACTTCGGAGATGAAAAGTGAACGATGGGGACCTTATGGTTTTAGTGAATCGGACTGGAAACCATGACACAATAATGAAGGGATTTAAATCGAATAATTACTTGTAATGAAAAGTCAATACTATAAGATAATCGGAAGCGCTCGTCACAATGGCTGTTACCTAGAAAGTGCCTTCAAAGAGTTTATTGATTCTCGCccctattgtttttttttagaaaagacATCAATTAACAAGATATGTGATTGCAAAATTGCGTAGATAACAACAGTGCATACTTTGGTGAATTAAACtaagtatatataacataaattatttagaaataacaaaaaaatggaCTATATATTCTTTCCGGATAAAGCGCCAATTTCATACGTAAGGACCTaatagtaacaaataataaattcaacaaaaatttatgtataatatgttgtTAAGTcctaatttttgataattttgtttatattaataataatacgatgACACACAGGCCTGGCCGGTGTCTTTCACATGATACAAGAATTTTGTTCATGCGAAAATAACTTAACTTTAACATACATtaacatttgaaatttatatatttttattttttatttatatactttgcaTTATTTATAGTGACTCTTACATTTAGTGGAATTATATTAACCTTATTATGAAGACAAACATGGATTACGATCATCAGTAACACGCTTCCCTTCACGATTATTGTCCGAGGTCTGAAGTTCAGtcgtagtattttattttttattattctgtcaTTCAAGTGtaactattttgttttgatatcaTAATGTTTTGTtaggataaaattttatattttttttctatagcaATTATTTTCACTAAGCTGCAGTGGATATATCTAATAAAACTATTACTTCagggaaaaaaaaaatatttcaaatatatataatatatttaggcgTTGTTTTGTATCCAAGATGTGAAGCGTGATACACGAGCGTTGACACCAGGGTAACGAGCCAAAGCGCATCTCTCTCCCCAAGAGCACACACCGACAACAATGTTGTTGTGGAGCAGAGGACCACCGGAGTCACCTTGGCAAGCGTCGCGACCGCCAACGTCGAGCCAGCCCGCGCACAACATGTTAGCAGTGATCGTGCGACGGAGCTCCAAGTAACGCGTTCTGCATGTGTTCTGGTTTACGACCCAAACTTGGACGTGACGAAGCTGTTCAGAAGGGCGGCCGTTGAACTGAAATGTAATTGGTTATATATTAGTTACATAAAGTTTCGGGCTTATTTATCATTCTACATAAAATCCAAAATtagtttatcaaatataatttcatttaatgttgAGACcgctttaataattaaaacgttgTAAATTGTctagtttatatatatggaaacatttatatttttagaaacattataaaatacacaGCGCACTGAGAGGGGATGATTTGAGACTTACGCTGGTATGTCCCCATCCGATGGCCATCACGGGCTGATTGTCGGCGACGTTGTAGTTGGCGCCGGCGATGCGCGCTGCACGAACGTTGTTATTGAAAGAGAAGGCGCCGTTGATTCTCAAAACGGCAACATCGTTGTCTGCCGTCTGCCTTACATAGTTGGGGTGTCTAATGATTCTGTTCGTAGTTAAAACAACTCCGCCGCTGTTGGCATTAGTGGAACCAACGCGTACGCGCCATTGGCCAACTGAAGATCTTTGGCTGAAACAAATATctttagatatagatatatatttaaactaagggAAGAAATGAGATGTCGAAATACTtaatatacctatgtatgtaacactatattgaaaatataactaAGCACAATTACTCTTATAAACCCATCTTGTTTGAGTTGAGCTGTGTGGTGTGTCATATTGcaactcatataatatttaaaaaaatagtttctgaATAACTCtttaaaacactttaaaaattatgGAAATTCCAATTTTGTTTAATCGTGCCACGGAATCTTAAGTACTTGGTACTACATATTGACACAATGAGACTCATTATCCCTGAGACTCCAACTTACATATGATACAGGAAATTGAAATTTGTTTGTGaacttttagtttttaaacTACAAGGAACTCACTCAAAACAATGGGCAGCAGTCAACACGGctctgttatttaaaatagaagaaCCGCAAGCCTGTATGAACGTTCCAGAGGCTGACGATGATGAAATCAGAGCGGCACTGAATGGGTACCGATCGATCGACGTCACGGAGCCTCCAACGATCCTATCGGCTGCAGAAAGGAATCattaaacaaaacttaaatatacataaaagcaGATCTTGATTATTTAGAAACCagagttataaaaaaaagatcacgGGGTAGCAATGCATTGTGATAAATTAATCTATTCAAGAAGATAACTCACCAGAAGCCACTGCCAGGCTAAGGGCTAAAACGATGAGAGCACGCATTGCAACTGTTAACAGCCTGTTATGTTGACTGCCGGGATATTCACATCAcgggatatttatataaaaaagtgtcaTGTTTGTGATGGATTGAAACAGATTTAgatgtaatttattacatttcaatCAATAATCTTTATCCGAAGATAATATATCCTTTTTtgacaaatgaccaaatattttgtcattatcatctcccggtctataacGGTGTCTGTCTATcagtctgtcgttctttcactaccgaaccaatatacttattttgataaaatgtagtatgaagcaaatttgaactccaaggaaggagataagttaattttttgcctaaaacatgacaaacaCGTCCTAAAATGCGACCGGAGCCACGGGCAACTATTtgactataaattaaaagtaaaatataatgtttacaaCAATagtatttaagataatttaCCATGCCAACGAGAGCGGAAGAAGCTATCAATAAAAATCGTTTTACTTAGtactaatataattgttaaacgcagttataaatatatggatattataaaaacaatccaaaatatttttatcatctgATTTCGATAAATATACGCACATTTGCGAATGTTTTGAAGGATATATTATCTCCGGATAAAGATTA encodes:
- the LOC124531872 gene encoding trypsin CFT-1-like, translated to MRALIVLALSLAVASADRIVGGSVTSIDRYPFSAALISSSSASGTFIQACGSSILNNRAVLTAAHCFDQRSSVGQWRVRVGSTNANSGGVVLTTNRIIRHPNYVRQTADNDVAVLRINGAFSFNNNVRAARIAGANYNVADNQPVMAIGWGHTSFNGRPSEQLRHVQVWVVNQNTCRTRYLELRRTITANMLCAGWLDVGGRDACQGDSGGPLLHNNIVVGVCSWGERCALARYPGVNARVSRFTSWIQNNA